The following coding sequences lie in one Apium graveolens cultivar Ventura chromosome 3, ASM990537v1, whole genome shotgun sequence genomic window:
- the LOC141713304 gene encoding heat stress transcription factor B-2b-like, which translates to MSPPPPPPPPPAGESNAAESSRSLPTPFLTKTYQLVDDPSIDHVISWNQDGSTFVVWNPTEFASHLLPKYFKHNNFSSFVRQLNTYGFRKVVPDRWEFSNDCFRRGEKRLLCDIQRRKIANLTAAASPPPVTVAVASPVRLIRAISPTDSGEEQVISSNSSQPISRDSVPSTNPELVGENERLRKENMQLNKELSQMKSLCNNIYVIMSNYGGANNYNNSNNSNNQAESSSQQQQAVVKPLDLLPLKRYCDDLMIGNAREAEEIASPRLFGVPIGNKRARGSMEEEEEEELKSEDGEGNSGGDAGVDNADSR; encoded by the exons ATGTCTCCTCCTCCACCTCCACCTCCACCTCCTGCCGGAGAATCAAATGCAGCGGAGTCATCCAGATCTCTTCCGACGCCGTTTCTCACCAAAACTTACCAGCTTGTTGATGACCCCTCTATCGATCATGTCATTTCCTGGAATCAAGACGGATCTACTTTTGTTGTTTGGAATCCTACTGAATTTGCTTCTCATTTGCTCCCTAAATATTTCAAGCACAATAATTTCTCCAGTTTTGTTCGACAGTTGAATAcatat GGATTTCGCAAAGTAGTTCCTGATCGGTGGGAGTTTTCCAACGATTGCTTCCGTAGAGGCGAGAAACGTCTTTTGTGTGACATTCAGCGTCGGAAAATTGCTAATCTCACGGCTGCTGCATCTCCCCCGCCTGTTACAGTTGCAGTGGCATCTCCTGTTCGGCTTATACGCGCAATATCACCCACTGATTCAGGCGAGGAGCAAGTCATTTCTTCTAATTCATCTCAACCAATTAGTAGAGATTCGGTTCCAAGTACTAATCCTGAGCTTGTGGGCGAGAACGAGCGGTTGAGAAAAGAGAATATGCAGCTTAACAAAGAGCTGAGCCAGATGAAGAGTTTATGCAACAATATTTATGTAATCATGTCAAATTATGGTGGTGCTAATAATTATAATAACAGTAATAATAGTAATAATCAGGCAGAGAGTAGTTCGCAACAGCAGCAGGCCGTTGTGAAACCGCTTGATCTGCTGCCTTTGAAGCGCTACTGTGATGATCTGATGATAGGAAATGCACGTGAAGCAGAAGAAATAGCTAGCCCGAGATTATTTGGTGTTCCGATTGGGAATAAACGTGCGAGAGGAAGtatggaggaggaggaggaggaggagctAAAATCAGAGGACGGGGAGGGTAACAGTGGTGGTGATGCTGGCGTCGACAATGCGGATAGCCGATGA